One region of Oryzias latipes chromosome 6, ASM223467v1 genomic DNA includes:
- the ckap5 gene encoding cytoskeleton-associated protein 5 isoform X1: MADDSEWMKLPVDQKCEHKVWKARLNGYEEALKLFQRIEDAKSPEWGKYLGLIKKFVTDSNAVAQLKGLEAALAFVENAHVANRTTGEVVSGVVTKVFNQPKARAKELGMDICLMYIEIEKAEVVQEELLKGLDNKNPKIVVACLETLRKALGEFGSKIVTLKPVVKILPKQFESREKAVRDEARLLAVEIYKWIRDALRPSLQNINSVQLKELEEEWVKLPSTPPKQSRFLRSQQDLKAKFEQQQVQGGEHSDDDEEEAAVAVDPYELLEPVEILSKMPKDFYDKIEAKKWQERKEALEAIETLTKNPKLENGDYGDLVRALKKVVGKDANVMLVSLAAKCLAGLATGLRKKFGTYSGQVVPTILEKFKEKKPQVVQALQEAIDAIFLTTTLQNLSEDILAVMDNKNPSIKQQASLFLARSFRHCSQATLPKSVLKPFCAALIKQVNDSAPEVRDAAFEALGTVMKVVGEKAVNPFLADLDKLKLDKIKESADKVELPGGKKGAGGAPVEKKPAAKAAPPPEAPKTSAPTKKASGAAASKPSAGPPKKGKPASGGKAKKVASDVKEVTEAELSDGVCEELAAGVLPENCLQALDSANWKERLASMEEFQKAVETMDTVTMPCQALVRMLAKKPGWKETNFQVMQMKLHIVALVAQRGQFSKTSASVVLEGLVDKVGDVKCGGNAKEGLTAIGEACSLPWTAEQLVSLAFAQKNPKNQAEALNWLANAMKEFGFTGINVKAFINNVKTALGATNPGVRTAAITLLGVMYLYMGAPLRMFFEDEKPALLAQIDAEFEKMQGQSPPAPIRFNRKSASAEDEVDEGEEQDEDGGGGGQDIMDLLPRSDISDKITSDLVSKIGDKNWKIRKEGLDEAAAIISEAKFIKPTIGELPFALKGRLADSNKILVQQTLSILQQLATAMGPGIKQHVKSLGIPIITVLGDSKANVRSAALTTLQAWVDQTGMKDWLEGEDLSEELKRENPFLRQEVLGWLAEKLPALRTVPGDLMLCVPQLYTCLEDRNGDVRKKAQDALPTFMMHLGYDKMNKATGKLKPASKDQVVAMLEKARAVMPAKPAAPAKAGGGKGSADLGGTASASAEEHPDGKPEVKKIRGGAAAKKPPSEESPPLIKDKEVNGSKKPPSKGKAAASTQQGPGTKKPAAKGLKEEDKSGPIFIFVPNAKEQRIKEEKQLKILKWNFITPRDEYVEQLKTQMSTCLAKWLQDELYHLDFQRHVKAIGVMIERLESEREATIGCLDLILKWFTLRFFDTNTTVLMKALEYLKLLFIMLNDENYHLTEYEANSFIPYLILKVGESKDGVRKDVRAILTMLCKVYPASKVFPFLMEGTKSKNSKQRAECLEELGCLIEGYGMNVCQPTPAKSLKEIAVHIGDRDTSVRNAALNTVVAVYNVCGDQVYKLIGNLSEKEMSMLEERIKRSAKKAPVKQSASEKTQREHPANPNATFSRKPAQEDPNKLKIMYRTYKIQSRQQHNEPSHNPIPKEFKLDLEKIEEDMIRDEYKMPDLIEHNLDELLEPIIIPKFMSRNLSLHFDDVHNSTASTINYVISQVASGDINTSIQALAQIDEVLRQEDKADAMSGHIDQLLIATIMQLRLINSTHLADDRVDKKDVIKLYSCIMGSLLSLFSMESLAREASMGILKDLMHGLIMLMLDSRVEDIEEGTQVIRSVNLLVIRVLEKSDPTNLISALLVLLQDSLVSSAGSHTISDLVMKCLWRVIRFLPETIHNINLDRILLDIHNFMKVFPKEKLKQLKGDLPHRTLKTLLHSLCKLTGAKILDHLSMIENRNESELEAHLRRVVKHTGNLSGMKSDRGNEKSGLRTEERMSKAKVSDILTEIFKKIGSKENTKEGLTELYEYKLKYSDADLEPFLKNTTQVFQNYVERGLRMIESEREGKVYIQTVMPQNSCDSVLSSNEEMKPASYYYERLQILKRRCGLENTSIQAGLNSGDGESQQQPTISLMSKPAVVSSTDMLHSKLSQLKESREQYQQERSALSPTRANTRSASPAGDLDDLKKRLERIKSKLQ, encoded by the exons GTGTGGAAAGCTCGACTGAACGGTTATGAAGAAGCCCTGAAGCTGTTCCAGAGGATAGAAGATGCAAAGAGTCCAGAGTGGGGAAAGTATCTGGGCTTGATAAAGAAGTTTGTCACAGACTCCAATGCTGTTGCTCAGCTTAAAGGCCTGGAGGCCGCTTTGGCCTTTGTGGAGAATGCTCATGTGGCCAACAG GACGACCGGGGAGGTGGTTTCAGGCGTTGTAACCAAAGTGTTCAACCAGCCTAAGGCCCGAGCAAAAGAGCTTGGTATGGACATCTGTCTGATGTACATCGAGATAGAAAAAGCTGAGGTGGTTCAGGAGGAACTGCTCAAAGGACTCGACAACAAAAACCCCAAAATTGTGGTTGCGTGCCTCGAGACGCTTAGGAAAGCTCTCGG TGAGTTTGGATCCAAGATAGTGACGCTGAAGCCAGTGGTGAAGATCTTACCCAAACAGTTTGAGTCCAGAGAGAAGGCGGTGAGAGATGAAGCAAGACTCCTTGCTGTGGAAATCTACAAGTGGATCAGAGATGCTCTGAGACCGTCGCTGCAGAACATCAACTCTGTTCAG CTGAAAGAATTGGAGGAAGAGTGGGTCAAGCTGCCTTCGACTCCCCCCAAACAGAGCAGGTTCCTGCGGTCCCAGCAGGACCTGAAAGCAAAGTTTGAGCAACAACAAGTCCAGGGAGGAGAGCACTCTGATG atgatgaagaggaagctGCAGTAGCAGTGGATCCGTACGAGCTCCTAGAACCTGTAGAAATTCTGTCAAAGATGCCCAAAGACTTCTATGACAAAATT gaaGCTAAAAAATGGCAGGAAAGAAAAGAAGCTCTGGAAGCCATAGAGACTCTGACCAAGAATCCAAAACTGGAGAACGGAGACTATGGAGACCTGGTCAGAGCCCTGAAAAAG GTTGTTGGCAAAGATGCCAACGTGATGCTGGTGTCATTGGCTGCTAAATGTCTGGCTGGATTGGCCACTGGTCTCAGGAAGAAGTTTGGCACATATTCAGGACAA GTGGTTCCAACTATTTTGGAGAAGTTTAAAGAGAAGAAACCACAAGTGGTGCAAGCCCTGCAGGAGGCGATAGACGCAATCTTCCTCACT ACGACTCTGCAGAACCTGTCAGAGGACATCCTGGCTGTGATGGACAACAAGAACCCGTCTATTAAGCAGCAGGCCTCCCTGTTTCTGGCCCGCTCCTTCAGGCACTGCTCGCAAGCCACTCTGCCCAAGAGTGTCCTCAAGCCTTTCTGTGCTGCTCTCATCAAG CAAGTAAATGACTCCGCCCCTGAGGTCCGAGACGCCGCCTTTGAAGCTCTGGGGACAGTCATGAAGGTGGTGGGAGAGAAGGCGGTGAACCCCTTCCTGGCTGATTTGGATAAACTTAAACTGGATAAG ATAAAGGAGAGCGCTGATAAAGTAGAGCTTCCTGGGGGGAAGAAGGGTGCTGGAGGAGCACCGGTGGAAAAGAAACCTGCAGCTAAAGCCGCCCCTCCTCCTGAGGCTCCAAAAACTTCTGCTCCAACTAAGAAAGCTTCTGGTGCAGCAGCCAGCAAG CCATCAGCTGGTCCACCCAAAAAAGGCAAACCAGCTTCTGgaggaaaagcaaagaaagtgGCATCTGATGTCAAAGAGGTCACGGAGGCTGAGCTATCG GATGGGGTGTGTGAGGAGCTGGCTGCTGGGGTCCTTCCTGAAAACTGTCTGCAAGCTCTGGATTCAGCAAACTGGAAGGAGAGACTGGCCAGCATGGAGGAGTTTCAGAAG GCTGTGGAGACCATGGATACGGTGACAATGCCGTGCCAGGCTCTGGTCAGGATGTTGGCTAAAAAACCAGGCTGGAAAGAGACAAACTTTCAG GTGATGCAGATGAAGCTGCATATTGTGGCCCTCGTCGCTCAGAGGGGCCAGTTCTCCAAGACCTCTGCCAGCGTAGTTTTGGAAGGGTTGGTGGATAAGGTCGGAGATGTCAAGTGTGGCGGAAACGCAAAGGAGGGGCTGACGGCGATTGGAGAGGCCTGCTCACTTCCATGGACGGCTGAACAG CTTGTTTCTTTAGCATTTGCACAGAAGAACCCAAAAAACCAGGCAGAGGCGCTCAACTGGCTGGCCAATGCAATGAAGGAGTTTGGCTTCACTGG CATTAACGTAAAGGCTTTCATCAACAATGTGAAGACTGCTCTGGGAGCAACAAACCCTGGTGTGCGAACAGCTGCCATCACTCTGCTGGGAGTCATGTATCTTTACATGGGAGCACCGCTCCGAATGTTCTTTGAGGATGAGAAGCCGGCTCTTCTTGCTCAAATTGATGCTGAGTTTGAGAAG ATGCAGGGTCAGTCTCCTCCAGCTCCAATCAGATTCAACAGAAAGTCGGCGTCAGCCGAAGATGAGGTGGATGAAGGGGAGGAGCAAGATGAAGATGGAGGCGGGGGAGGGCAGGACATAATGGACTTACTACCTCGATCAGATATCAG CGACAAGATCACTTCTGATTTGGTTTCTAAAATCGGGGACAAGAACTGGAAGATCAGAAAGGAGGGTCTGGATGAGGCTGCAGCCATAATCTCTGAGGCCAAGTTCATCAAACCCACCATTGGAGAGCTGCCTTTTGCCCTGAAAGGCCGCCTCGCAGACTCCAATAAGATCCTG GTGCAGCAGACTCTGAGCATTTTGCAGCAGCTGGCTACAGCCATGGGTCCTGGAATCAAGCAGCACGTCAAATCTCTGGGGATCCCCATCATCACTGTCCTGGGAGACAGCAAG gCCAATGTGAGGTCGGCTGCCCTCACCACCCTGCAAGCCTGGGTGGATCAGACTGGGATGAAGGactggctggagggggaggaTCTGTCAGAGGAGCTGAAGAGGGAAAATCCTTTCTTGCGACAGGAG GTGCTCGGCTGGTTGGCTGAGAAGCTGCCCGCTCTGAGGACGGTCCCTGGCGACCTGATGCTGTGTGTTCCTCAGCTCTACACCTGCTTGGAGGACAGAAATGGAGACGTGAGAAAGAAGGCTCAGGATGCTTTGCCCACTTTCATGATGCATCTGGGCTACGACAAGATGAACAAGGCCACTGGAAAACTGAAA CCCGCCTCCAAGGATCAAGTGGTTGCCATGTTGGAAAAAGCTCGGGCAGTGATGCCAGCTAAACCTGCAGCACCAGCTAAAGCAGGGGGAGGGAAAGGATCTGCAGACCTTGGTGGGACAGCATCAG CATCTGCTGAAGAACATCCTGATGGAAAACCTGAAGTCAAAAAAAtcagaggaggagctgctgcCAAGAAG CCTCCCTCTGAGGAATCTCCCCCTCTCATCAAGGACAAGGAGGTTAATGGTAGTAAAAAGCCCCCAAGCAAAGGGAAAGCTGCTGCTAGCACTCAACAG GGTCCAGGCACCAAGAAACCTGCGGCTAAAGGCCTGAAGGAGGAAGACAAGTCTGGGCCAATCTTCATCTTTGTTCCCAATGCCAAGGAGCAGAGGATCAAAGAGGAGAAGCAGTTAAAG ATCCTGAAGTGGAACTTCATCACTCCTCGGGACGAGTATGTGGAGCAGCTGAAAACTCAGATGTCCACATGCTTGGCAAAGTGGCTTCAAGATGAGCTGTATCACTTGGACTTTCAGAGACACGTGAAGGCCATCGGGGTCATGATTGAG cggCTGGAAAGTGAGCGCGAAGCCACCATCGGCTGTCTGGACCTGATCCTGAAGTGGTTCACACTGCGCTTCTTTGACACAAACACTACAGTGCTGATGAAGGCGCTGGAGTACTTGAAGCTGCTCTTCATCATGTTAAACGATGAAAACTACCACCTGACGGAGTATGAGGCCAACTCCTTCATCCCGTATCTTATCCTGAAG GTTGGGGAATCGAAGGATGGGGTGCGCAAAGATGTTCGGGCCATCCTCACCATGCTCTGCAAAGTTTACCCAGCATCTAAAGTCTTCCCTTTCCTTATGGAGGGAACAAAGTCCAAGAACTCCAAGCAGAGAGCTG aatgcctagagGAATTGGGTTGCCTCATAGAGGGTTATGGGATGAATGTCTGCCAGCCGACTCCGGCCAAATCTTTGAAGGAGATTGCTGTGCACATCGGAGACCGCGACACATCTGTACGTAACGCTGCCCTCAACACTGTGGTGGCAGTGTACAACGTCTGTGGGGACCAGGTCTACAAGCTGATTGGGAAT CtgtcagaaaaagaaatgagcaTGCTGGAGGAGAGGATCAAGAGGTCGGCCAAGAAGGCTCCAGTCAAGCAGAGCGCCTCAGAGAAAACCCAGCGAGAACATCCAGCAAACCCCAACGCCACCTTCTCCCGCAAGCCAGCACAGGAAGACCCCAACAAGCTCAA AATAATGTATCGCACATATAAGAT TCAGTCTCGTCAGCAGCACAACGAGCCCTCTCATAACCCCATCCCCAAGGAGTTCAAATTGGACTTGGAAAAGATTGAGGAGGACATGATCAGAGATGAGTACAAGATGCCAGACCTGATCGAGCACAACCTGGatgagctgctggagcctatcataATCCCCAAGTTCAT GAGCCGCAACCTATCACTACACTTTGATGATGTTCACAACAGCACAGCCTCCACCATCAACTATGTCATATCCCAGGTGGCGAGTGGCGACATCAATACGAGCATACAGGCCTTGGCACAG ATTGATGAAGTTCTACGACAGGAGGACAAAGCGGACGCCATGTCTGGACACATCGATCAGCTGCTCATCGCCACCATCATGCAACTGAGGCTCATCAACAGCACACATCTGGCTGACGACCGTGTGGACAAGAAAGACGTGAttaaactgtacagctgcatCATGGGAAGCCTGCTGTCT CTTTTCTCAATGGAGTCTCTGGCTAGAGAAGCATCCATGGGCATTCTGAAGGACCTTATGCACGGTCTGATCATGCTTATGCTGGACAGCAGAGTGGAGGACATCGAAGAAGGAACACAGGTCATCAGGTCCGTCAACTTGTTGGTGATCCGAGTCCTGGAGAAGTCTGATCCAACCAATCTGATCAG TGCCCTGCTGGTGCTGCTTCAAGACTCCTTGGTGTCCTCAGCTGGTTCCCACACAATCTCCGACCTGGTCATGAAG TGTCTGTGGAGGGTGATCCGCTTCCTGCCAGAAACCATCCACAACATTAACCTGGATCGCATCTTATTAGACATTCATAACTTCATGAAGGTGTTCCCGAAAGAGAAACTCAAGCAGCTGAAGGGCGACCTTCCACATCGGACCCTCAAGACACTTTTACACTCTCTGTGCAAGCTCACAGGGGCCAAG ATCCTGGACCATCTGTCCATGATAGAAAACCGGAACGAGTCGGAGCTGGAGGCCCATCTGAGGAGAGTCGTCAAACACACCGGAAACCTGTCCGGGATGAAGAGCGACCGAGGCAACGAGAAGAGCGGGCTGCGCACG GAGGAGCGCATGTCAAAAGCCAAGGTCAGCGATATTCTGACGGAGATCTTCAAAAAAATCGGCTCCAAGGAGAACACCAAAGAG GGTTTGACAGAGTTATACGAGTATAAGCTGAAGTACTCCGATGCCGACTTGGAGCCCTTCTTGAAGAACACGACCCAGGTTTTCCAAAACTACGTGGAGCGAGGCCTGCGCATGATCGAGTCTGAGCGTGAGGGCAAAGTGTACATTCAGACAG TGATGCCACAGAACAGCTGTGATTCAGTCCTGAGCAGCAATGAGGAGATGAAGCCCGCTTCCTACTACTATGAGAGACTCCAGATACTCAAACGGAGGTGTGGCCTGGAAAACACCAGCATA cAGGCTGGTCTCAACAGCGGCGACGGCGAGTCCCAGCAGCAGCCGACCATCTCGTTGATGTCCAAGCCGGCTGTTGTTTCGTCCACAGACATGCTGCACAGCAAGCTGTCGCAGCTGAAGGAGTCCCGCGAGCAGTACCAGCAGGAGCGCAGTGCGCTCTCGCCCACACGCGCAAACACCCGCTCTGCCTCCCCCGCCGGCGATCTGGACGACCTGAAGAAACGCCTGGAGCGGATAAAGAGCAAACTGCAGTGA